A region from the Lytechinus variegatus isolate NC3 chromosome 6, Lvar_3.0, whole genome shotgun sequence genome encodes:
- the LOC121416525 gene encoding uncharacterized protein LOC121416525, which produces MMSSKLVFIAIATVALIDRGNCLSCVCHEFGVNTPALKDWRDENCPVDVQCPAGSKVLWDICSCCKSDCSKLEGEDCGGVFDEAGRCGDGLACYVEPSAEPDYYMHEYRFGKCVPKNPTVSTPFNDVTTVPSTAAGGAVTKKSRRGYGCGKKKMARMGEEDRKRCEKEREMRKQKRREGNRQTITSNIS; this is translated from the exons ATGATGTCTTCTAAATTGGTTTTTATTGCCATAGCAACCGTCGCTTTAATTGACAG GGGAAATTGCCTGAGCTGCGTCTGTCACGAGTTTGGCGTTAATACCCCAGCCCTCAAAGATTGGCGTGATGAGAACTGTCCGGTAGATGTCCAGTGTCCGGCCGGGTCGAAAGTCCTATGGGATATCTGCTCCTGTTGTAAGAGCGATTGTTCCAAG TTGGAAGGCGAGGATTGTGGCGGTGTGTTCGATGAGGCCGGTCGATGCGGAGATGGTCTAGCATGCTACGTCGAGCCGTCTGCAGAGCCTGATTATTATATGCATGAGTACCGCTTCGGCAAATGCGTCCCCAAAAATCCCACCGTATCCACTCCCTTCAATGACGTCACAACTGTACCATCCACTGCCGCTGGTGGCGCTGTAACCAAAAAGTCTAGGCGGGGGTATGGATGCGGAAAGAAGAAGATGGCGAGGATGGGTGAAGAGGACCGCAAGAGgtgtgagaaagagagagaaatgagGAAACAGAAAAGGCGGGAAGGAAACAGACAGACTATAACCAGTAAT